TTTATATAGTACTTCTACTTTTGTTTCTTTGCTGTTGCTGTACGTTTCTATAAGGAAACTGCTATACGATCACCATATAAGGAATTCATTAGATTCAAGCTTGTGTAAGATACAatgtacaaccccaattccaaaaaagttgggacagtatggaaaatgcacaaaaaaagagtaatttgaaaattcaattcaccctgtactatattggaaacacattattaacacattatttgatgttttactttgtgaatttaattaatttttgaaaatatatactcatttcaaatctgatgactgcaacacactccaaaaaagttgggacagtccactgtttaccactgtgtaacattaCCTCTTcctttaataacacttattaagcatttgaagacaccagttggttaagtttagcaagcagaattttcccccattcatccattatgcatttcttcagcttcGCAACTGTatagggccttcgttgtcttattttgcacttcataatgtgccacacattctcaatcagagacaggtcaggactgcaggcaggccatgctagcacctgcactctctgcttacacaaccatgcgcttgtaatccaggcagaatgtggtttggcgttgtcctgctggaaaatgcagggacgtccctggaaaagacgacatctggatggcagcatatgttgctccaaaatgtacACATATCTTTCTGCTTTTGGATCTgacgctgataacagcttgaatggtccttttcctctttggcccggagaacaggacggctgttttgtccaaaaactatttgaaatgactcgtcggaccacaaaacatgattccactgtgctactgtccatctcagatgagaccgagcccagagaagtcggcGGCGCTTCcggacagtgttgatgtatggcttctgctttgcatagtaaagccttaacttgcatctgtggatgcagcggcAAATGGTATTGACTGACAAgggtttaccaaagtattcctgagcccatgtcaggatatccattatAGACTCATAacggtttttaagacagtgacatctgagggatcggagatcaTGCACATTCAAaagtggttttcggccttgccctttacgcacCGAGATTTCaccggattccttgaatcttttaattatattgtgcactgtagaaggtgaaatgcccaaaatcctaccaATTTGTcattggggaatgttgttctcaaagtgttggattaatCGCCgacgcatctgttggcagattggcgagcctcgacccatccttgctcttgaaggactaggccttttttggaggctccttatacagtgcatctggaaagtattcacagcgcttcactttttccacatttccacagccttattccaaaatggattaaattcattaattttccttaaaattctgcaaacaataccccataatgacaacgtgaaagaagtttgaaatctttgcaaatttattaaaaataaaaaacaaaaaaaagcacatgtacacaagtattcacagcctttgctcaatactttgttgaagcacctttggcaccaattacagcatCAAGTCTTTccgagtatgatgctacaagcttggcacacctatttttgggcagtttctcccattcttctttgcaggacctctcaagctccatcaggttggatggggagcatcggtgcacagccattttcagatctctccagagatgttcaatcgggttcaagtctgggctctggctgggccacaaggacattcacagagttgtcctgtagccactcctttgttatcttggctgtgtgcttagggtcgttgtcctgttggtagatgaaccttcgccccagtctgaggtccagagcgctctgtacattgctgcattcatctttcccttgatcctgactggtctcccagttcctgctgctgaaaaacatccccacagcataatgctgccaccaccatgcttcactataGGGATGGTATTgcccaggtgatgagcggtgcctgatTTCCTCCAGACAGAATTTCAATCTGCGTTTCATCAGActagagaattttgtttctcatggtctgagagtccttcaggtgccttttggcaaactcctggcgggctgtcatgtgccttttactgaggagtgccttccgtctggccactccacaccatacaggcctgatacagtgggtgggatatattgggcagcaagtgaacattttgtcctcaaagttgatgtgttagaagcaggaaaaatgggcaagcgtaaggatctgagcgactttgacaagggccaaattgtgttggctagacgactgggtcagagcatctccaaaactgcagctcttgtggggttttcccggtctgcagtggtcagtacctatcaaaagtggtccaaggaaggaaaagcggttaACCGgccacagggtcatgggcggcccaggctcactgatgcacgtggggagcgaaggctggcccgtgtggtccgatccaacagacgattGAGTATCAAtccaatccaatcgagcatctgtgggatgtgctggacaaacaagtccaatccatggaggccccaccttgcaacttacaggacttaaaggatctgctgccaaagtcttggtgccagataccacagcacaccttcagaggtctagtggagtccatgcctcgacgggtcagggctgttttagcgGCAaggggggacctacacaatattaggcagatggTCATAATGCTATGGCTAATCGGTGTATGTAAGCTGACTGATTCTGCCTGTGTGCACAGAAACATCTCTGACTGTCAGAGGAAACTCTATCAGGCTGCTGTTGATCCTCTCACTGCAATAGCTTGAATAAACTACTTTGACTGATTCTGCAAACCAACCTCAGAGTGATGACTTGTTTTCTTCCACACTAACATGAGAGATCACATGCCTGTATTGTATTGCCTGCTTTCTCTGTCTGCTTGGGAGGGCCGACCCATTAAAAAGATAGGGCAGAACATGAAGAGTGAATAGGATCACTCAATTTGGAGAAGGCAGGGAGCATAAACAGGGATGGCCCAAGGGTATCAAGAGTGGATATGTAATTGGATAAGTGACATTGTTACCAAATTAATAATATTCCATTAAACACCTACAACTAAAGAGGAGAACTGACAAAGACCTTGATGAATGGTAACTGATAAAAGACTGGACTTGGGTTTCCCCTCTTGAATTTGGTATGGCATTACACTCATCCACAAAAAATAAGGGAAGCTCATGCGTTAATGTTAATGTGTCTTGGAGAGCAAGTTTCCCCTGCTTTTCCCTTCCATTTTTCAAGACTGTTCTGTAAATACCTTGCTGTCATATCAAGGTGACTAAAATTACTACAAACCAATGTagattcaaaatattttaatcagtcaaaacaaagataaaaacagACGTCAATTTTATACTAGTGCCACTTTCAATGAGCGCCTTTGTTCTGATGTCCCGATTACTACTGATATTCCCACAGGGCACCTCTTCAAAGTCAGGAGGTTTATTCATCTTAGAAGGGATAAAACTGGTGTGATTTCACTCtacaaaacaagagacagagaggggtTCAGTAAACTTATTTATGCCAGATAAGCTCTTTGGAAGGATAGaatttgttccactgaaaaaTCTAGATATTGAATTctatacataaaacatttaacaaaaaacattttaacttttttcctTAATGAGAGAACAACATGACAAAGAAACAACTGTCACATCAATGTTCCAGAATAGTAGCTAAAGAATCTCTATTGGccctttaaatattatttttgattCGTTGACACAAGCGTTTTGTAGTTCCATCATCAAAAAATTACCAATTTATGAATATTCAGGAACACAATGTAACACAAATCTAATTTATTCTAGTGATCTCAATCAGCTGTGCTTGAAGTGTAATAAAGAGGAAGCCGAAACATGCTTACTCATCATTACTGTCCCATCTCCAGTCTCTGTCCAGACTCTTCAGGGCTTTCATATCATCTTCGTCCAAAGAGAAGTCAAACACCTGCAAATCCCCAAAAACATGACCATGGGAATATATTACTGATATCGATGCAAGTCAAATCACACAGTATAAAGAGTCTGATTATAAGCACACCTGGTTGATGCCAAGTCATGCCCTGCTCTTACGTGATGTCACTGAACTTGCGAGATGAAAACCTCAAAATGTAATAGGTGTAACTTTCTTTAGCAAGGCTATTCAATTTGAatggacaaaaagaaaaactggaaaaCAGGCATCAGACTCAACCAGTGCGCCTTGCTTTCTTGGCGTACCTTAGTGTTCTCCAGAATGCGTTCGGGCGATGAACTTTTTGGGATAACTACAATCCCCTGCTCTATGTGAAACCTCAGCAAGACCTGAAGGACAGAAGGTTTCAAATAGTGAATCGTAAGCAGGTCAgcacaaaaaagaaacaaatgaaaaaacagcCTTCAAAGCAGCCTTCAAAtctgactgtactgtacatgcAGGGATGTCACCTGCAACCAAAACTCCTGGACAGTCTGAGGCAGATCGGGCTGTTCAATTCACTTCTGATCAACACTGAACTGCTGCTCCTTGGTTTTCTTCAGTCTCACCTGAGCTGGAGTCCTCTGATGTTTCCTGGCGATGTCATTGACAACAGGGTCCTCCAGGAGTTTCCCTGGGTCGTCGGCCCCTCTGTGACTGCAGCCCCGGAAACAGGTTGCAAACAGCAAGAGAGTCTAGTCATTGGCTGTGTTTTCACACGTGTTTCAGTCCAAATATAAACCTTGTTTACCAGAAAAGGTTGTGATTCTATAGAAACAATCCTGATGAAAGAGTTGCAAGGTGTGCCCGGTCAGGGGGAACAGTATAAGGAACCTGGAACTCAGACAGCTGTATAAGGCGTTCCTCAGCATACTACACAAGTTCAGagagaaattattaaaaaacaacaataagcTGTGTAGCAAGTCACGCTCACTATTCTTTTGGCTTCCCGGGAGACCCAAAGGGGCTGTAAGCAGTCAGAGCGATGTTCTTGACTTTACAGAACTTCACAAGGTCTGACTGAACCAGGTACGGATGCAGCTCCACCTGCAAGGAAATCAGAGGCGTGTGTCAGTAACATGACAGACCATGTAATCAATAGTTAGGCTCTAAAGGTCTTATTACTGTGTACAAACAACACATTAAATATAATGGATTGTTAGACAAGTTTCTGgatgaatacataatttaaaatgctgCTGTCTGACTAAATTCTATAAATAACTATTGGGCTTTCTAGAAAGCAAAGGCAATTGTCGAAGAAACTAAGCTTCACATCAGGtttgttttgcacttgtttttgtgcacatttttatatttcttttaacCTTAATTGTTTATCTAATTAATCACGTTATTTCTTTACTTTCAGCACACTTTTCTTTTACATATTCACATATAGTTTAATTTAGTGTGGAGCTGCTAATTACTAGATTGATTGACTTGGACTCTGATTGATTGAGAGACTCCTATACCAGGTGTGGTACCTTTTTAAAAGGAACTTGCTTTTGTAtacctgcagctgctgctgaaACGGTCTCCCTGCTTTTATTAAGGTTGGATCTCTGTGCCGCGATATTAACTGTGATCTCCCCATATTGAAGTGTAGAGCTGCTACTGAAAAAGTCTCCCTGCTTTTATGAAGGTCTTGTCCCTGGTCTGTCCTGTCTGGTGTTTCCGATCTCCCCAGTCTGCTTGTCGGTAAAGCTGTGTGATTGCCGGAACCCGTTGTACTTCAAGCCTACGGCATCACATCTAACACCACGTTCACAAGAGACTGACTGAGGTGAAACTATAAGTGCAAAGAGAAAAGTACTTTTATTGTGTTCATTATAAATCCTGAAGTGGCTAGCATTTGTGTGGGTTTTAGCAgcttttattgcttttttttattttattggtgtATTTTATGGTTTGTATAAGGGGAATCACTATCCACGATCATTGAAGCCAATTCCAATTCAATGTGTATCCCCTATATTTgactttttacatttattttaatggttataatatttgaatattttatatttttaattttcaatacCTTGTCCTTTTATTCCTTGGTGTTTTAATAAACTTGTGTTAAAGTTTAACGTCCATTGTTTTACTGTAACTCCAGTGCCAgataaaaataactgaattaacCTAAACTGAAGGTGGTGCCTTCAGTGTCATAGTTGGCTACACAATTGTACATCCAGTGCCCTCGCTACACAGTCAATAGGATTTATTCAGCAATGCTGGAGAGAAAGGCAGGTTTCTCTGCCCACAGCCAGAAACAGACAGCCTTTATAGAATAAACTGAGAACAGTGTACTGTTAGTATATTTCCTCATATGGAAATTGTATAGTTAAATATTGTGCACAGTGGAAAGTTACAACAATATTCAAGAAAACAAGGATTGTGTAATTTGAGTCTGCGGTTTGACATTTAGGCTTATTTTGTAACTATCAGACAAACCTCAAGTCTGAGGGTTAATGATTGTTTCAATACACTTAATTGACCATAAGATGCTATGACTCGTGCTGTCATGAATTGCTGCTGGGAAACGCTCTACCTGATTGACAGCTGGCGGGATCTTGGCAACAGACAGCAGCCTCTGCAGCTGGGAGATGTTGAAGTTGGACACCCCAATGCTCTTCACTCGGCCTGAGCTCACCAGAGACTCCATTGCCTGgaatacaacgcagcactgaactgtttaatgtgtaataataatatacaaatggTGTggcgatttaaaaaaaaatgatatatgaTAGTATGTCATTTagaaaactttagatgtgtcttcccGACTGGCCGTCTCCAGAGAGCTTTGTTAtaactgaataaactattttggtattattataattaaattgtGCCCTGAATATTCCTTGTCCACCTATCTATAGAGGAAtaaaatttctccctatcagtAACAATTTTTATGTCAATTTCATATACTGATTGACTTAAAAACATGTTCAGAATTTAAACTGAGGTTACTAATAGGTCTTCCAAACTGTTTTAAATATGAACTGGAAATAACAGAAACAACCCATTTGTAAAGACATGCCTCTTattctatataataataataatattcagtcCCTAATGCACCAACCCCTAATTCACACTTGTGAGTGTGTGGTGTCATTTCCTGGTTGAACTTCAGGTTCTGTTTTGGGAAAAGTCTTTGTGGATGAGCTGCTCCTCAAGCCTCTACAGAAAGAAACGCCTGTCATGTGGGGGTTGTAGCCAGAGCAATGCATGATCAGGTGCAATGTACATGTTCAGGTTACCTTCCATGTGTCCACGTAATCCGTGTCTGAAAACATAAGTTTCTCATCTTTTTTAGGGTAGAGCTCATCTCCTTGCCGCTGAAGAATAAACATGTGAAAGTCAGTTGGGCAGTTTTGACCAAGTAGTATCAGATCTCACTGGTTTTGTCTACAATAATTCCATCTTGGAACTGGAGACCGAGGGATGACGGGATtaatagcgcttttccaccgtgttgctggtgccggtgctggtgcTCGGACTGGGAACCAGCTGATCTTTTCGCGAACCGACCTGGgaaccgaacgctgacgtcactggatgtgggcgttcccaagcacggAGTAGAAGTGAGAAACACGCGGCAATAaaaatcagcaccgaggcgactgcgactttaaaccctatttaaccatcaacattaaactcattcagcatctacacacagcacagatacactgtaaaaaaacaaaatcacatgtagacaagcagatacgaaaatacaactatacgaatatgctaagataactcagccttttatttgtttataagctgacacaaaataataccCGTTTTCCCCCTCATTCCTTCATTACGAGGACGTTATATGCTACATGGAATTCAAATGCTacattaatttcacattcattaTCACAGTCATAAAATACAGCCTATATAAAACGCATTCAATTGAACACTATTTATCCTTCCCTTGTTCATAAGAAATTGTCCACAGGTGGATGCACTGGGGTTTGTGCATTAAGGAATTTActattcgctatttcagacacttttactgtattgaatacaaTACCAACATGTAACATGCATTCCTCACCGCAAAGTCGTGTgcaaatcaataaactgtcggacgatctcaggtgatgttaatgccatcatggtttgatgggaaattgtgcttattgatgaagtctggaaTGATGGTCCCAtatcactgttgcattgtccctgggCCAGACACGAAACAATGCTcctatgttttgaaagtagccctggataagagcgtctgctaacaaatacataataataataataataataataataataataataataatacattgtcagcAGTGCTGGCCTGTGATCGCAAAGCGCATGACTGTAACAGCTCTGCTGCAGAGCGAGTTTAGTGCCTCTGCACGACAGTGATTGTGTTTGTGCAATTGTTGAAATACAGCAGCAATAACAATGTAAATTGTGTTTAAATTAGTTACACTATTAGGACGTAAGTATTCCATGTACATTGTGATTATCAATCTGTATATACATACGTAGTTAAAGTTGCACTCATCAGCACATAagttattgtgtatttgatcttctcttactgtaaaatatgtatgttttgtgtaattcgctctgtgctaagaaaatgaatttattaataaattataaatcatgcgcaaacctaccagggacacattattcgtAGGGGTGCTGACAGAGGCGTAGCTTCAGGACAGGCAAGCCAGGCAGCTGTCTGGAGCCCCAAGACTGTAGGGGCCCCCAAGGGGCCAACACAATATAATCCACAACATTGACAGCAGCGCCCGCACCGGAGAAACCCCCCTCAgcacccccacacccccccacaccccatCACCGGAAAACACCCCGTCAGCAGCTCGTGTAcatctgttttttaatttaaaacaaagtggaaaaaaactgaaaatgttctgCCGAGGCCCTACAGACTCTAGAAGCGCCCCGGCCATTGGATTCGGCGTAGCACCGCATTTCTGCCTGTGGCGGGAGAAACTGCCCAGTTAAGGACCAGgtaatgaccagttcattaacaaacaatattcaatttctgtgCAATCTATATCGTCGCATTAACTCATCTCATCATCACGGCTTTCCTGTCACGGAAGCTGCGGTCagtcgtctctcattgctgccatttgacaACTAACTAGTTAATTGAGctggtgagaccatattgttactgtagtgtctctGACTGACCGCTGTTCGCAGCTGATTtcgctcatttttaatcaaaactctcctcactgctcgcgtctctgctggcattttaaactTGCCGGCTGCGCTCCGGCAAATAACGTTTTGTGGAGACGACCTTGCCTTTTGCCAGACCTCCTTTGTTCCTGTTTGCCGGCCCTAGACCCATTGTTTGTAAGACGCTGCCTGATCTCCGCACCTGGGTCTTGTACCCCATCTTAAGGTGACATTAAGACAGCCACACCCCATCCCCccaaaacatatacacacaaaggAAACATCCGTTTACACATCACCTTTAGTACAGTCACTTACTATAGAACTTTAGTTTTACATCTCTATTCAAGAAGTGAGCACTTACTCCTTCAGAACAACACTCATCTATTTGAGCAGTTACCTGTAAGGCCACAGGGAAGTGAATGAGGTAGAGGTCCACATAGTCCAGCTGCAGGGCTTCTAAAGACTTGTTGAAACCCACAGGCACGTCTTCAGGGGAGTGGAAAGTGAGCCAGAGCTGCACAAACACCAGCCAGCAGTGAGTTGTTGTGTTGTATCAATACCAGGAAAAGGTCTAAATTCATTCTCCTCAACTGGCACATCCATCCTTGATAACTTTCAGTTTGAAATTCtagcggggcagcagtgtgtagTAGCACTTTGGGCTCTGGAGTTGTAATGGATTCATCAAACCCTCAGTGGCGATTCCGCTATTGTACATTTGAGCAAAGGCTTTTTACACAACTATAAAAGGGGTTCTCCAGATTATTTTGGTTTCTGGATTCCAACTTAATATGAATTACTAGTTCACTACATTAAAGAATATGGGCATGAATTCATATTATAtcaacagtatatatatatatatatatatatatatatatatatatatatatatatatacacataacattttaaatagttttcacCCTCCAACATAGATTTGCTATACCATCTTGTAGGCTTAACTCTCACAGTGAGGACACAGGTGGCATTGTTTTCCATTGTTAAGACCTCTGCCCTTTAAACCCCACTCTCTCACCTTGGTGACAATGAACAAGTCCTCTCGCTTGACCACCCCTTTTTGAATTTGGGCCTTAATGGCTTTCCCTATTTCGGCCTCGTTCATGTAATAGAAGGCTGTATCGAAGTGTCTGTATCCAGCAGCAATGGCCGTTTCTATGGTGTCTTGAACACTTCCAGGTTCTGTGTTCTGCAgcagaaagaaaacacatttctggTCCTATCTGTTATCATTGATGTTATCTAACACAGGTTCAACTCAACAGCATCTGTTTTCACTGTTTACTCACACATACAGGGCTCTGCGTTGGTCATTGATTTACTCATAAGTAAGGGCAGGACGAAAGTTTATTATAGTTACTGTAACATACTTACAACTTATCACGCCCACAAAATGGAtgttaaaatattgtattgtgttCAAACAGTTGATCTTAGCTTCTAAAATCAGGTCCATAACATTAAATCTTCACATTGCATTTAATCTCAAACAATGTATACATTACACAGACATGACAAACAAAATTAGGAAACAAAATTAggaaacaaaataagtgtctaaatttacacacacacacacacacacacacacacacacacaatcctatTTACTTTGATCTTCCCTTCATGGAGTCGGACAAAAATATGCCTTGTTTAGTGACTGGCAATAACCAAAGCAGATTGGACATTTTCATAATGCTGCCCCACCCCGACTTTGTCCCCACGCTTTACCTGCCATGTGCCCAGACCCAGCAGTGGCATCAGTCTCCCATCATTGAGTTTAGCCACTGATTCTGAAATGCCAAGCATGTGTGCCATCACTGCCCGTTCTGCTCTGTTGTTCTGTATACAAGATTCTAAGTTAAACAAATAAAGTGAACATGTTAATTCTGTTATCAATTGAAATGTCAAGACAATGTCTACAAAATGTCAATTATAAAACCCGAAATATGGGATGGCAGAGGTCATATAATAAatgataaaaacacacacataataatgatgtatatttataatagAGGATTTAGTCGACAGAATGAACATGTTACAGATTTAAAGTCTTGTTTCTATGCCTACAACAGTCTGTTTCAGAGCATTTGGATCTCCCTGAATAATGTTCCAAAAGGAGAACACACAGACAAGagttatattttgaaatgtgatACTCATACACATACATGTTTGAATAGAGTAACATTCCatggaaattaaaatacaagacAAGATAATCCTGTTTGTTATTGCAGAAACTGGTTATCTTCTGGACTACACAGTTAAATGCTTTTCCAGGTCCCAGTCAGTTAATCCCTTGCAGCTATACTAATGCATGCAATTTCTACACAGTGTGTTGAGGTACAGCATGTACATGCCTGGGGTGAAAAATGTGTTATCTGCATTCATTTTCAAACATACCTTACAGTACCAGTACTAGTACCAGTTCATTCTCAAGAAAACTAAGAAACACATCAAGTACAAACTAGAAGAAACACAGCATACTTGCTTACATGACAAAGTGTGCAGAGTGTTTTCTGTCCTCCCTTTTCAAAATGGTTGCTCTCCTACATTTATCAGTTGCATCTATTGCTGGCTGTTCTGGTTGGTTACAGCTTGAGCAGAGAGAAAACAAGCTCCAGGCTTTTAAAGGCATAGCTGCCagatgttcccaaattttcagcttcaaccacatcggtggaaaaaactccccagtgatgtggttgaagctgaaaatttgggaacatttataaatggataggatccttggatcactcagttattaatggagacCAATCGAGGACGATGGGTCGAagggcctcctctcatttgtaaactttcttatgttcttatgtactgtATCCTCTATGGTACACCAGGCTtggtattcatattgtgaaatACAGCTGAAGAGATGCATGCTTGATACACTTTGCTCAATACCACTGCAGTACACAAAATCCACAAAGCTGTGATTAGTATGCATGTGGGATTTACTTGAAAAATGCATGCCTAGCTTTGGAGAATAACATTACTCCACCTTCGCTCTCTCTAAATATGTTGCAACACCAGTTCCCATTCTTTCCTTTAAATGTGTATTGTCTCTTGTTAGATTTGTACATTTACAAGGTTACAGTGACTTGCAGAAAATCCTCAGCACCCCACAAAATGACCCTAGAAGCAGAAGACTGTACAATACATTTGAGCAGaccaaatcaatcaatcagtcttcATTTGGTATTAAGTGTGCTTTCAGATTTAAGAGAAACAAAGACAGTTCCAGACCAGTCATTATAACCAATAAAAGTCAATATAACCACCAGgtgcagagaaaataattaaatataaatctgGGGTTTCCCTGgggttaaaacaaatgtaaaaagcaAATTTTCTTACAATGCAAATTGCATTCTAAGCAtttaaatcagatgattgggaATG
This DNA window, taken from Amia ocellicauda isolate fAmiCal2 chromosome 9, fAmiCal2.hap1, whole genome shotgun sequence, encodes the following:
- the LOC136759098 gene encoding aldo-keto reductase family 1 member B1 isoform X2, whose amino-acid sequence is MAHMLGISESVAKLNDGRLMPLLGLGTWQNTEPGSVQDTIETAIAAGYRHFDTAFYYMNEAEIGKAIKAQIQKGVVKREDLFIVTKLWLTFHSPEDVPVGFNKSLEALQLDYVDLYLIHFPVALQAMESLVSSGRVKSIGVSNFNISQLQRLLSVAKIPPAVNQVELHPYLVQSDLVKFCKVKNIALTAYSPFGSPGKPKEYHRGADDPGKLLEDPVVNDIARKHQRTPAQVLLRFHIEQGIVVIPKSSSPERILENTKVFDFSLDEDDMKALKSLDRDWRWDSNDEVKSHQFYPF
- the LOC136759098 gene encoding 1,5-anhydro-D-fructose reductase isoform X1, with amino-acid sequence MAHMLGISESVAKLNDGRLMPLLGLGTWQNTEPGSVQDTIETAIAAGYRHFDTAFYYMNEAEIGKAIKAQIQKGVVKREDLFIVTKLWLTFHSPEDVPVGFNKSLEALQLDYVDLYLIHFPVALQRQGDELYPKKDEKLMFSDTDYVDTWKAMESLVSSGRVKSIGVSNFNISQLQRLLSVAKIPPAVNQVELHPYLVQSDLVKFCKVKNIALTAYSPFGSPGKPKEYHRGADDPGKLLEDPVVNDIARKHQRTPAQVLLRFHIEQGIVVIPKSSSPERILENTKVFDFSLDEDDMKALKSLDRDWRWDSNDEVKSHQFYPF